In the genome of Leeuwenhoekiella sp. MAR_2009_132, one region contains:
- the groES gene encoding co-chaperone GroES → MGVNIKPLSDRVLVEPTAAETKTASGLYIPDTAKEKPQQGKVIAVGNGKKDHDMTVKVGDTVLYGKYSGTELKLDGTDYLIMREDDILAVI, encoded by the coding sequence ATGGGAGTAAACATTAAACCACTTTCAGACCGTGTTTTAGTAGAGCCTACAGCCGCTGAAACAAAAACAGCATCTGGACTTTATATTCCGGATACAGCTAAAGAAAAACCACAACAAGGTAAAGTTATAGCGGTAGGAAATGGAAAAAAAGATCACGATATGACCGTTAAGGTAGGTGATACTGTTCTTTACGGTAAATATTCTGGTACCGAATTAAAATTAGATGGTACAGATTACTTAATAATGCGTGAAGATGATATTCTTGCGGTTATCTAA
- the secG gene encoding preprotein translocase subunit SecG, with the protein MFLIFLVLIVIVAFLLIVVIMVQNPKGGGLSSSFGGGGTQQIGGVKKTGDFLDKSTWGLATILLVLILISNVTIFGGGNSSESKVIQGEDVENIMPVPDATTPATAAPAEDTESN; encoded by the coding sequence ATGTTTTTAATATTTTTAGTTTTAATCGTAATTGTAGCATTTTTACTTATTGTTGTTATAATGGTACAAAACCCAAAAGGTGGTGGTTTATCTTCTTCTTTTGGAGGAGGCGGAACACAACAAATAGGTGGTGTTAAAAAAACCGGTGACTTTTTAGATAAAAGTACCTGGGGACTTGCTACTATTTTACTTGTACTTATTTTAATCTCTAACGTTACAATTTTTGGCGGAGGTAATTCTTCTGAGTCAAAAGTAATACAGGGAGAAGATGTTGAGAATATAATGCCTGTGCCAGATGCTACCACTCCTGCAACAGCAGCACCCGCAGAAGATACAGAATCAAACTAA